From the genome of Sinanaerobacter sp. ZZT-01:
CCTTGGCTTCCTCCGATAAGCTGCTTAACAGGCGCTGTGTTTGCTCCGCCGATAGGAAATACCTTTCGTCCACGGATTCCTCCAAAATGTCCAATAAGGTACACTCGCTCCCGGTGCTGGGGAACGCCGAAATGCTTTGAATTGACGGCTTGCCATTCGCAGTCATACCCAGCTTCCCATAATTCAGCGAGAACGGTGGTAAATGCCCCGCCATTCTCGCTTGACAGCAGATGCTTAACATTCTCAACGATAAGCTGCTGGGGTCGATTTTCGGGATTCGTGCTTTTGAGCAGGCCAACGACTGTAAAAAACAGTCCGCTTCGGCTTCCTCTAAGACCTTCCATGCGTCCTGCGATGGAAAGGTCAGTGCAAGGAAATCCAAAAGTCCAGATTTCAGCTTTTGGAATCTCTCTTGCTCGGATCTGTTTAATGTCCTTGGCATACCATTCGCCTTTGCAGTTTTTCCCATCACAGTTTTTTCTCACCTCCGGTTTACACATCATAGTAAAATTAGAGCCTGCATCCTCCCGGTAAGGGCAGGGTGCAAGCTCATACATTGCCATATAGCTTTTGTTTGCGTATTTATCAATTTCGACATGACCGACACAGGTATGTCCGCTTCTTTCGAGACCTCTACGGAATCCGCCGATTCCTGCAAAAAGGTCAAGAAACGCCAAAAGTCTACCTCCTTATCTCATACCCCATTCATCCTGCATACGGTAGGGGTAAATCTGCTGGCTGCGCCGAAACCGGAGCATATCCCCGATTTGGTCAACCACACTTTGGTTATTTTGGTCTTTGGTACACATCATCACCGAACCGAAAATGCCGGACAGGACTGCCACTACGGTCAGCGCCACATTTCCTGCAATCAGCCAAAGGAGCGCTGCAACTGCACCGCCGAACAGGGAGCCGACAACGCTTTGCATAAGCTCCCGCCTGCCAAAGCCGTTGAACAGCTCGTTTTCTGCCTTTACTCCGGTGGGGATGTAAAGGTTAATTTCATTGTTCACTCCATTCCTCCTTACCCTCCATAGTAGTAAAATACAATCTCCTTGATTTGCCAGATACACTCGGCAATCACATAGAAAACAACAGTGTTTTTCGCCCGCTTTTTATACCGTGCCTGTTCTTCCTCTGCCGATTGCAGCCGGATCATGCAGTAAATAAAGCGGAACACTGCACCCAAGCGGATGAGGGAAATGACTGCTATGGAAATATCGTCGAGGGTTATCATTTCATCATCACCGCCTTTATTTGACCATTCCCTTTGCCATGCCTACCAGCCGGACGGAATGGTACATATTGTTGATGACACCGGCACCGCCCCCACCTGTGGGAACCATAAACTCACTGAGGAAACGGGGGGTCTTGATGGCAAGCACGATGCAGGCAATGCCCCAAAAGATATTCATTATGCTTACATTCATCATCATGGCGACACCCAGCTTGCAAAGGCATATCTGCACCACCACCGCAAAGGTGGTCTGAAAGAATTTGTTGATATAGGTCTTGAAAACACCCTTATCGCTGTCCAGCAGACCGACACAGGCAAGGGGCAGGCCAATGCGCAGAATCATAATTTCCAGCCCCCTCATCAAGAATTGGAAATACAGCACAAAGTAGCATATCACGAAAACCAACCCGAAAATGGCTGTCACCAGTCCAAGGGAGCTGATCCCGTTGACCCAAGCATTCCAGTCATAGCTTGTGTTTGCACTGATAGCTGCCATTAGTTCATCGGTCAGGCTTTGGGTGATCTCGGCAAGCCAGCCATACATGACCGGAAAGCAGACCGCCACGGCTATGGCCTGAATAAAGCGAATGACCAGATAGGCCGGTTCTGCGTCCGGGTCGCCGTCTGTCCACATGACATAGCACTCAAACCCTTTTTTCAAAAACTTGAGGATAATCAAGGACACGCCAAATCCCAGCAGAATATCAAACAGCACACTTACCATACTGCCGCCGCCTGCCGCAGTCATATACTGATCGGCGTTTAATGTCATGGGGACAAGACCGGAGAGCATTTCATCAATAAATGCTACGGCTCCATTTAGAATGGCAACAATCAGCAGTACAAGAATTATTTCCAATCAAAAATCACCTCCTTGCCCTGCTGGAAATCCCGCAGGGCATAAATTCCTTATGGCTCACTCAGCAGGAACCGTTTCTTCCGTCTGGCTCTGATAAACCTCCAGCACGGTGTCTTTGATTTGACTGTGCAGCTCCGGTGTGATGGGAAAACAAATATCCTTGTATTCCCCGGCATTGGTTTTCCTGCTGGGCATGAACACGCAGGTGCCTTTTTCGCACTCAACGATGCGCACCCCGGTAATCAGAAACTCATTATTCAAGCAGACTGTGGCAATGGCCTTGAGCCTGCCTTCGTTGCTCAAACGGGCGACAATTTTAGCGGTTACTTTCATCGGTAATTCCTCCTATTCTTTTATAAAAACCCCATGCTGCCATATCATAACGGCAGCATGGGGCATTGTGCGGGTCTTACCCTCTGTAATTGAACAGCTCCTTGACACGATCAACCAGCGTAGGCAGTACCGTGTCGTTGAACAGCATATAAAGCCCTGCCAGCAAAAGGGCGCCGATTACCACAGAAATCAAAATCTTCAGCGCCGTGTCCACAAACCCCTCGCCGGACTGCTGGGCAAGAACCGTACCGGATTTTGTTCTGAGCTGCTGGAATTTCAAAGCCCCTGCAATGGCGGCAGCCTTTCCCTTTTCTTTCACATCGTTTACCTTGGAAATAACCTTGTTCATAAAGTTTTTCATTGTGTTTGTTCTCCTTTTCATTGATAGATTTTGAGTTATGATAAAGCCGGGGTAGTCCCCTGCCTTATTCCGAAAAGTCCACCGGCTTACTGGTAGTAGCCGATGATAATATTGAGGGTGGCGCTGCCCAGCACCGCACCGATGCAGGACACAATCGCCACTACAATGCGGTTGTTCCATTTTTTCTGATCCATCTCGTCCGCCGCACTTCTTCGGATACAGAAATAGATAATAAGCAGGCCGGCCACCACGGGAGCCAGAATCATCAGCCATGTGGTGGCGTCCTGAATGAGCTTTTCCGTACCCTTGGCTATTTGGCTGTCACCAATCCCGGCAGCATAGGCCACCGTACTGTTTTGGAACAAAAGATAGGCGGTAAGCGCTCCCGCACTCACCAACTTGCCTTTTGCTCTGATTTTTTTAATCATCTGTTCCATCTTCACTTTCACTGTGTCTGGAACCTCCTTTCCTGAATCCTTTTTCTGAAAAAATTGCGCCCATCTGAGAAGCAAAAGCCTGTGACTTCTGCTGGGCTTCCTTCATCTGCAAATCCTTGGCGTAGTAAACCCAAATGTTCCAAAGAGGAATATCGCTGGTCATATTGGACAGTACCAGACGGGCTGCTTCTCTCGTTTCCCGCACCATGCGGTTATGCTCCTTGCCGCCCAATCCGCACATCTGATTAAAATACCACTGCGACAGATCGGGGGCGTTCATCAGCGCCGGATGGGAACGGCTGATGACGATTTGTGAGGGTCGCTGGATTCTGCGGATTTCATCCGTTGTCAATAGCTCCCTTGCCACAAGGCTGATGCTGTGGGAGCTGGAGGGGTTGACATACCGCCCATGCTGGCTGGAAAGCTGATAGGCGCTAGTGGTGTACTTGCCCAGCTTGTCACAAACCTCCTGCAAGGTTTCCTTATCATCCGCTTGCAGATAAATCCATGTCTGACAGTTGGATTTGACGATAGCCTCCGTTTCTTTGTCGTATTTTAGGGAAAGCTGTTCAAAACTTTGCAGGAACAAATTGAACCGACACCCGCGCCCGCCTGCTACGGTCAGCTTATTGGGGAAATCATTCAGTTTTGTAAAATTTCCGAACTCATCAAGCACAAAGTTGACACGGCGTTCCAGTCTGCCGCCACGCTGGTCGGATTGACGGACCAGAAGTTCATAGAGCTGGGATACCATCAGGCTGGCGATAGGGTAGTAAGTCGTCTTTTCATCGGGCAAAATCATATAGAGCGCCTGCTTTTTCTGTCCGATTTCCGAGATGTTGTAATCGCTCTTATGGGTAACGGAATAGACGGAACGGCTGGTAAACAGGCGCAGGGTAGTCAGCGCCGAGGTATCAAAGCTGCCCTTGGTACGGCTTGGGGCGACCTCGGCAATGGACATGAGCGCCCTTGCCGGGTGGGTGCTGGGCAGTTTTTTCATGTACTCGCTCATAGGCGTCTTGCCGCCCACAGACTTGCTCATTTCCGCGATAAACCAGTACACATTGGTGAGGTTCTGATACTCCGGCCGCTTTTTGTTGTCCACCACCACGCAAAGAATCGCTGCCGCTATGGTGGACTTCTCGCCGTT
Proteins encoded in this window:
- a CDS encoding conjugal transfer protein TrbL family protein is translated as MEIILVLLIVAILNGAVAFIDEMLSGLVPMTLNADQYMTAAGGGSMVSVLFDILLGFGVSLIILKFLKKGFECYVMWTDGDPDAEPAYLVIRFIQAIAVAVCFPVMYGWLAEITQSLTDELMAAISANTSYDWNAWVNGISSLGLVTAIFGLVFVICYFVLYFQFLMRGLEIMILRIGLPLACVGLLDSDKGVFKTYINKFFQTTFAVVVQICLCKLGVAMMMNVSIMNIFWGIACIVLAIKTPRFLSEFMVPTGGGGAGVINNMYHSVRLVGMAKGMVK
- a CDS encoding mercury transporter, encoding MITLDDISIAVISLIRLGAVFRFIYCMIRLQSAEEEQARYKKRAKNTVVFYVIAECIWQIKEIVFYYYGG
- a CDS encoding VirD4-like conjugal transfer protein, CD1115 family, whose amino-acid sequence is MKKKEKLILGSIIIGLGTIFNLFFTAALHGLLSHRVRTLTLLPLWDCIAGLFTQRQQLMLFLSFEGFLCLCCVLFWVQNNRPYQSELVQVAEDIYTPAPVGQYQHGSARWLQDKEKCRVFGTQLINPANPLIRRLLDTGFEDLPFMEENKNKNIPLEQVETGQGAAVQDEPNPPPVPIKSREEKEELIQDADFESVDYDLAAAHLTEAPQPQDTPPVPQNKPEKEKADPYKLFDEGGIVVGAEKIRAGELGEPSERLYYIPDDTHTLTIGATRSGKTRCLVIQSICMLGLAGESLVISDPKAELFHYTAVFLKKLGYEVICLDFKNPEKSTRYNLLQPVIDAVNKGDMERAEMYAWDITNILVGDDVSNEKIWENGEKSTIAAAILCVVVDNKKRPEYQNLTNVYWFIAEMSKSVGGKTPMSEYMKKLPSTHPARALMSIAEVAPSRTKGSFDTSALTTLRLFTSRSVYSVTHKSDYNISEIGQKKQALYMILPDEKTTYYPIASLMVSQLYELLVRQSDQRGGRLERRVNFVLDEFGNFTKLNDFPNKLTVAGGRGCRFNLFLQSFEQLSLKYDKETEAIVKSNCQTWIYLQADDKETLQEVCDKLGKYTTSAYQLSSQHGRYVNPSSSHSISLVARELLTTDEIRRIQRPSQIVISRSHPALMNAPDLSQWYFNQMCGLGGKEHNRMVRETREAARLVLSNMTSDIPLWNIWVYYAKDLQMKEAQQKSQAFASQMGAIFSEKGFRKGGSRHSESEDGTDD
- a CDS encoding Mbov_0395 family pilin-like conjugal transfer protein — its product is MIKKIRAKGKLVSAGALTAYLLFQNSTVAYAAGIGDSQIAKGTEKLIQDATTWLMILAPVVAGLLIIYFCIRRSAADEMDQKKWNNRIVVAIVSCIGAVLGSATLNIIIGYYQ
- a CDS encoding DUF6133 family protein — translated: MKNFMNKVISKVNDVKEKGKAAAIAGALKFQQLRTKSGTVLAQQSGEGFVDTALKILISVVIGALLLAGLYMLFNDTVLPTLVDRVKELFNYRG
- a CDS encoding SpoVG family protein, which codes for MKVTAKIVARLSNEGRLKAIATVCLNNEFLITGVRIVECEKGTCVFMPSRKTNAGEYKDICFPITPELHSQIKDTVLEVYQSQTEETVPAE